From one Rhodamnia argentea isolate NSW1041297 chromosome 1, ASM2092103v1, whole genome shotgun sequence genomic stretch:
- the LOC115739024 gene encoding very-long-chain 3-oxoacyl-CoA reductase-like protein At1g24470 encodes MNLACMNHPHENKAQYPWIFLLSSLGFIVLLKHTLSFLQWVHSTFLRPSKDLVKYGPWALVTGCTNGIGRALAFRLAQRGLNLVLVSRNHEKLKTVSHEIETNFLGIQTRIVAVDFSKDASSCIWSIEEAIRGLDIGVLINNVGITYPRACFFHEVEERVWREIVRVNVEGTARATRVVVPGMVQRRRGAVVSIGSGAATVVPSHPLFTSYAATKAFIDRLSRSLHVEYKLYGVDFLCQVPLYVATRMASKVASIEGESVYVPSPDKYARAAIDHIGYEPQCTPHWAHSLQWCFARSVPNRVLDAWRLSIGLKRREKNIKRTSP; translated from the exons ATGAACTTGGCATGCATGAATCACCCTCATGAGAACAAAGCACAATATCCATGGATATTCCTCCTGTCATCTCTTGGCTTCATCGTCCTCCTCAAGCACACCCTCTCTTTCCTCCAATGGGTTCACTCCACCTTCCTCCGACCCTCTAAAGACCTCGTCAAGTACGGCCCTTGGGCTCTCGTCACTGGCTGCACCAACGGCATCGGAAGAGCCTTGGCCTTCCGCTTGGCACAGAGAGGGCTCAACCTTGTCCTCGTCAGCCGGAACCATGAAAAGCTCAAGACGGTGTCACATGAGATCGAGACGAACTTTCTTGGCATCCAGACGAGGATTGTGGCGGTGGATTTCTCCAAGGACGCGTCGTCCTGCATTTGGTCGATCGAGGAGGCCATACGAGGTTTAGATATCGGCGTCTTGATAAACAACGTGGGGATTACGTACCCCAGGGCGTGCTTCTTCCACGAGGTCGAGGAACGAGTGTGGAGGGAGATTGTGAGAGTGAATGTGGAGGGAACTGCTAGGGCTACGAGAGTGGTGGTTCCGGGGATGGTCCAAAGGAGGAGAGGCGCAGTCGTGAGCATCGGTTCAGGAGCCGCCACTGTCGTTCCTTCTCACCCTCTCTTCACAAGTTACGCTGCTACAAAAGC CTTCATTGATCGACTATCGAGATCGCTGCATGTGGAATACAAGCTTTATGGGGTTGACTTCTTGTGTCAG GTCCCTCTATATGTGGCAACAAGAATGGCATCCAAAGTGGCGTCAATAGAGGGCGAATCCGTGTATGTCCCATCACCAGACAAGTACGCGCGAGCCGCGATCGACCACATCGGTTACGAGCCACAGTGCACGCCCCACTGGGCTCACTCGCTCCAGTGGTGCTTCGCTCGTTCGGTCCCTAATCGCGTTCTTGACGCGTGGCGTCTTTCGATTGGTctcaaaaggagagagaaaaatattaaaagaactTCACCGTAA